GTTCAGCGTCGCCAGCGTCTGGCGCCACGCCTCCGGCAGTTTGGGGTCGTAGTTGCGCGACGCGGGCAGGTCGTTCGGCACGACGATCGCATCGCCGACCTTGAGGCGCGTCTGCGGCGAATTGAGCGCGATCAGCACCGCGGGCGTCGTGTGGAACATCTCCGCCAGCTTTTCCATCGGATTGGCGTAGCCGAGCGTCGGCAGCTCCGCCTGCTTGGCGTAATCCTTGGGCAGCGGGCCGACATACGGCCCGGCCAGCACCTCGCGCGTCAGCACGAAGCGCGTCGTTGGCCGCTTGGCGCGATAGGGATAGAGCGCCTGCAGCGTCGCGGTATCGGGCTTGCCGGTGATCGGCAGGCCCTTTGCCTCCTGAAAGCCATTCAGCGCGGCGGTCAGCGACTGGCCGCCCTTGCCGTCGAGCACGCCCGGCCCGAAGCCGAGCGAATCGAGGATCACCTGCACGTGCAGGATCGACCGGTCGACCGTCACGGGCTTGTAGGTCATGCCCTGCCCGGTCGCGGACTGCGACCGCCCCTCGGTTGCGCCGGCGATGGCGACGAGCGCGGCGGCCGCGACGAACGAGCGTTTGAACATGGATCCTCCCGAAAGCGATGGGCTTTGGCAGGACTAACGGCTCACCGCCGCGTTGTTTCCCCGGCGGAATGATCGGCCAGCACCGCGGCAAAGGCGCGCACCGCCGCCGCCTCGTCACCGCCCCACACCGAACCCGATGCCGCGACGAAGTCCGCGCCGGCACGCACCAGCGCCGCGGCATTGTCGGGCGTGATGCCGCCGATCGCGACGCAGGGCAGCTCGAACAGCGCCGACCACCACGACAGGATCACCGGCTCGGGGCGATGCTCCACCGTCTTGGTGATGGTGGGGTAAAAGGCGCCGAACGCGACGTAATCCGCGCCCGCCTCGCCCGCTTCCATTGCCAGGTGCCGGCTGTCGTGACAGGTGACGCCGATCTGCACCGACGGCCCCAGAATATCGCGCGCCTCGCGCGCGTCGCCGTCGTCCTGACCCAGGTGGACGCCGTCCGCGCCCAGCCGCTTCGCCAGGCTGACGCTGTCGTTGACGATGAACGCCACCTCGCGGTCGGCACAGATACGCTGCAACGGCTCCGCCAGCTTGGCGGCGACATGCTGGTCGATATCCTTGACGCGGAACTGGAACGCCGCGACGGGCCCGGAATCGAGCGCACGCGCCAGCCGGTCGGGAAACGCGCCGGACACGTCCAACGGGGAGATCAGATACAGTTGCGCCGGTG
This portion of the Sphingomonas sp. FARSPH genome encodes:
- a CDS encoding L,D-transpeptidase family protein — encoded protein: MFKRSFVAAAALVAIAGATEGRSQSATGQGMTYKPVTVDRSILHVQVILDSLGFGPGVLDGKGGQSLTAALNGFQEAKGLPITGKPDTATLQALYPYRAKRPTTRFVLTREVLAGPYVGPLPKDYAKQAELPTLGYANPMEKLAEMFHTTPAVLIALNSPQTRLKVGDAIVVPNDLPASRNYDPKLPEAWRQTLATLNVDANQPVADHVVVSKSKGVLRVLDKDDKLIAQFSATMGSSHDPLPLGTWTIQGKDYNPVFHYNPALFWDAKKGDKKEMLPAGPNGPVGVVWLDLSKPHYGIHGTPNPELIGRTESHGCIRLTNWDVARLAQMVKPGTKAVFEA
- the thiE gene encoding thiamine phosphate synthase, encoding MTLEDDPLGPLDPNFAAAFKRDLSRPPAQLYLISPLDVSGAFPDRLARALDSGPVAAFQFRVKDIDQHVAAKLAEPLQRICADREVAFIVNDSVSLAKRLGADGVHLGQDDGDAREARDILGPSVQIGVTCHDSRHLAMEAGEAGADYVAFGAFYPTITKTVEHRPEPVILSWWSALFELPCVAIGGITPDNAAALVRAGADFVAASGSVWGGDEAAAVRAFAAVLADHSAGETTRR